The following are encoded together in the Glycine max cultivar Williams 82 chromosome 8, Glycine_max_v4.0, whole genome shotgun sequence genome:
- the LOC100791896 gene encoding prohibitin-3, mitochondrial, with product MGSQQAAVSFLTNLARAAFGLGASATLLSSSLYTVDGGQRAVLFDRFRGILDETVGEGTHFLIPWVQKPYIFDIRTRPHTFSSVSGTKDLQMVNLTLRVLSRPDTDKLSLIVQNLGLEYDEKVLPSIGNEVLKAVVAQFNADQLLTDRPHVSALVRDGLIRRARDFNILLDDVAITHLSYGAEFSRAVEQKQVAQQEAERSKFVVMKAEQERRAAIIRAEGESDAAKLISDATASAGMGLIELRRIEASREVAATLAKSPNVAYLPGGKNLLMALNAGGR from the coding sequence ATGGGAAGCCAGCAAGCCGCCGTGTCGTTCCTGACGAACCTGGCCCGCGCCGCTTTCGGGCTGGGCGCCTCCGCGACCCTATTGAGCTCCTCCCTCTACACCGTCGATGGCGGGCAGCGCGCCGTCCTCTTCGACCGTTTCCGGGGCATCCTCGACGAGACCGTCGGCGAGGGGACCCACTTCCTCATCCCGTGGGTCCAGAAACCCTACATCTTCGACATCCGCACCCGCCCCCACACCTTCTCCTCCGTCTCCGGAACAAAAGACCTCCAGATGGTTAACCTAACCCTCCGCGTCCTCTCCCGCCCCGACACCGACAAGCTCTCCCTCATCGTCCAGAACCTGGGCCTCGAGTACGACGAGAAAGTCCTCCCCTCCATCGGCAACGAGGTTCTCAAAGCCGTCGTCGCGCAGTTCAACGCCGACCAGCTCCTCACCGACCGTCCCCACGTGTCGGCGCTCGTGCGCGACGGCTTAATCCGTCGCGCACGAGACTTTAACATTTTACTCGATGACGTTGCGATCACGCATCTGTCTTATGGCGCGGAGTTTTCTCGTGCCGTGGAGCAGAAGCAGGTGGCTCAGCAGGAGGCCGAGAGGTCGAAGTTTGTGGTGATGAAGGCCGAGCAGGAGAGGCGGGCGGCGATTATTAGGGCGGAGGGAGAGAGTGACGCGGCGAAGCTGATTTCGGATGCCACTGCGTCCGCCGGGATGGGGCTGATTGAGCTCAGGAGGATTGAGGCGTCTAGGGAGGTCGCTGCCACGCTGGCCAAGTCGCCGAACGTGGCCTACTTGCCTGGAGGGAAGAACTTGCTCATGGCGCTCAATGCCGGTGGACGTTGA